The genomic DNA ATAGCCGTTGTTTAACCAAGTCGAAAGGATGTCCTTGCCGGGAGCCGCGATGTGGACGGTCTTGGTGCCGAAGTTTGAGAAAGACGCGAGTTTGTCGTTACGGTCGAGTGCGGCAACGCTGATGACGTTCGGCAGATCGTAATTCGAAGGATAATGCGGCCGTTTGTCGTTGTTCGAACCGTCATTTCCCGCAGCGGCGACAAACAGTATCCCGGCGTCGCCCGCGGCACGGATCGTGTCTTCGAGCGCTTTGGATCTGGATGTCGAACCCCAGCTCGCACTGATGATCCGAAGGTTCACGCCATTCTTCTTGCGGTCGATCGCATAATTTATCGCCGCGATCGCGTCTTCGGTCGTACCCGAACCACCGCGTCCGAGGAACTTGAGCGGCATTATCTTGACGTGCCAATTGACGCCCACGACGCCTTCGCCGTTATCGCCCTCAGCTCCGATGATCCCGGCACAGTGCGTGCCGTGGCCGTTGTCGTCCATTGGATCGGCAATTTTATCGGTACCGTTGAAACCGTTGAGATCGTTGAATGTGCCGAGTTCGTCGTCCGTGTAGGCGGCTAGATTCTTCGGCCTGACCCACATGTTGCCGACGAGATCGACATGTGTGTAATCTACACCGCTGTCGAGCACAGCGACGACCACTTCCTCACTTCCCTGCGACTTTGCCCACGCGGCAATTGCATCAATATCGGCTCTTGCGGTGCCGCCGTCCTGACCTGTGTTGCTCAATGCCCATTGGTCGGTGAATAACGGATCGTTCGGTTTTGCCGTAGACGGCTGCCTATATTTCAGGTCTTTGGGCGATTCTTTCTGGATCGGATCGTCGAGTTTTATCTGAAAATTCGGCTCGGCATACGCAACCTCAGCCATCGCACTGTAGTGAGCCGCAACTGCAGATGCGTCGGCGTTGTCGAGATCATCGATCGCGGCGAGGCCGCTGACGGATTCGATCTCGTCGGTCATCGAATCGTTATTCGCCACGGCGATCGCTCTGATCTGCTCGACATTGACGCCAGGTTTGAATCGAACAAGGATCTCAGGTGCGCTCGTTCCGGTTACCGTTTTGACGGTTTCACGTTGTTTCTCCGCACGTGTGAAATCAGCGTTATTCGATTTCAACTCGACGCGCCAACGGTCGATCTGCCCGACTACGGCCGCGAGTGACAGCAAAACAACTCCTAACCCTATGTGTATCCAGATATTATTGCGATTCATGGTACTGCTCCAAAACCTATGATTCTATGACGTAATTCTTGCCCTGAAAGTTGTGCAGCCGCAGCTGATATTTATCGGCGCGATATTCATATTTTTTGCCGCCGGCACCGAGCTTTATCTGCCATCCGCCCGATATCATCTGCACCGACATCTCGCCGTCCGTTGGTGCTCCGAGCGACATATCAGGAAAATCCTTGTCCGCAACGCCCTTTTCTGCGACATCGCTCTCGTCAATTTTTAAACGTTTCGCAAGGTCAGCAATTGCAAGTTTTGTCGAACTTTCTTTGGTAAAACTCATACAAATTCCGATGTTCTCAATCTTGCTCTTTCTACGAATTGAAGTCAATAAAAGTTCGATCGGCCGTAAGCATCAAAAAAGAAATTTAACAGGATAAACAGGATGTAAAGGATAATCAATGCTCTATTCAGACATCTGTCCTGAATATCCTGTCCATCCTGTGTGAATTCCTTCAGGCTCTTCGATACGTCAAATTTCTCGTGATCTCGACAATTGCCGGCACAATATACGTCGCGCACGCCACGCCCAATATCAGGCCGGTCACGAACCGCGAAAAGTGGTTATTCTCCCAGATCCCAAAAACGGTAAGCGACCAATCAATACCGATCGGTATCATCGACAGGAACAGCCAAAACCTCGGCAGCGGCTCGATATCAGCGATATTCCGCCATAACGGATAGATCACAAATCCCGCGAAAAGCCCAAAATAAACTCCAAAACACCGTGAACAAACCCCAAACGGTTCGCCCGCGACGTGAAATGTCCGCTCCGGCAGTTGGTGGCAAATATAGCTGAAAAAATGATAAAGCGGAGTGGAAAAGTCGGCTAGCCCGTTGGCCTTCGCAACCGGAGCCGCAACGATCAGTAATACAAATGCCAACACGACCGCCAACCCAACGGCCCAGGCCCTGACCGCTTGTTTTCGCATTTTCGCAGCAATATCTTGTGGAATATAGTTTTCTGCGGATTCAGCCATCTTCACAAGGCCTCCGAAACAACTGACAACTAATAGCTGACAACTGATGATTTTAACCTAACAGTTATCAGTTGCTAGTTATCAGTTTTCAGTTATTTCGAGGCGGCCGCCGCCAAGGCTTGTTCCGTTTCGAGAATATGATGCGTCGTCTGTATGACCGTGTCCGGATTGAGCGAGATCGAGTTGATTCCGCGTTTGACCAGAAACTCGGCAAACTCCGGATAATCGGACGGTGCCTGGCCGCAGATGCCGATCTTTTTGCCGGCACGTTTGGCGGCGTCAATTGCCATCGCGATCATTTTTTCGACGGCGCCGTTACGCTCGTCGAACAAATGTGCGACCATCTCGCTGTCGCGGTCGAGCCCGAGTGCGAGCTGCGTCAGATCATTCGAACCGATCGAATATCCGTCGAATATTTCAAGAAATTCGTCGGCAAAGACAACGTTCGCGGGCAGTTCGCACATGGCGTAGATCTCGAGGTCGTTCTCGCCTTGCTTGAGGCCGTGTTCGGCCATCAATGCGATGACCTTTTTGCCTTCTTCGACCGTGCGGACGAACGGGATCATCGGCTTGATGTTGGTCAGGCCCATGTCCTCGCGGGCACGCTGCATCGCCTGGCATTCGAGCCTGAAACCGGCCTTGTACCGGTCGTCATAGTAACGCGAAGCACCGCGGAAACCGATCATCGGATTTTCCTCGACCGGCTCAAATTCCTTACCGCCGATGAGCATAGCGTATTCGTTCGATTTGAAATCAGACATGCGAACGATGACAGGTTTTGGATAAAACGCCGCCGCGATGCGCCCAATGCCTTCGGCAAGCGAACGGACAAAAAACTCTTTCGGATCTTCCTCGAGAATGCGCCCGGCGATCGTTTCGATGTCCTCGCGTTTCTTGAGGTTCGGGTAATTTACGAGCGCCATCGGATGGATGCCGATGTGGTTGTTGATGATAAATTCGAGCCTCGCGAGGCCGACGCCGTCGTTCGGCAGACGCGAAACGTCAAACGCATGGTCGGGGTCGCCGACGTTCATCATGACCTGTGTCTGCGGCCTTACCTTGTCGGTGATCTGCTGCTTTTCGACCTTAAAATCGATCTTGCCGTAGTAGATATTGCCGCGTTCGCCTTCGGAGCAGGAGACGGTGATGTCCGTGCCGTTCTTGACCTTTTCGGTCGCATCGCCCGTACCGACGATGCACGGAATGCCGAGTTCGCGGCTGATGATCGCGCTATGACACGTGCGTCCGCCGCGCTCGGTGACGATCGCCGACGCCCGTTTCATGATCGGTTCCCACGCCGGGTCTGTCATCGCGGTGACGAGTATCTCGCCCTCTTTGAACGTGTTCAGCTTCGCCGAATCAAGCATCACGTGTGCCTGTCCGTGGCCGATCTTTTCACCGACCGCTACGCCCGTCGCAAGCGGAGCTCCGTGCGTGCCGACGAGCTTGTATTTCTCGATGTAGTTGGTCGTGTTCTGCGCGTGGATCGTTTCGGGCCGAGCCTGGAGGATAAATAATTCGCCCGTGATGCCGTCCTTGGCCCATTCGATATCCATCGGCTGGTGCTTTCCGGCGAGCTTTGAATAATGATCTTCGATCGCACACGCCCACTGCGAGAGCTGCAAGACCTCAAAACCGGCGAGGCAAAAACGGTTCCGCTGCGTCTCGACCACATCGCGGACCTGCGTGCCCGTGCCGTCGTCGGCAAAGACCATCTTGACCTCTTTGACCCCTAGTTTTCGTGTAACGATCGGCCGAAAGCCCTGCTTGAGCGTCGGTTTGAAAACGATCCATTCGTCCGGCGTCGCCATCCCCTGCACGACCGCTTCGCCTAATCCCCACGCACCGTTGATGACCACAACTTCGCGAAATCCGCTTTCCGTATCCAGCGTGAACATCACGCCCGAGCAGGCGATATCGCTGCGCACCATCGGCTGAATACCGATCGACAAAGCGACATCGAAATGATCAAATCCTTTCGCCGTACGATACGAGATCGCCCGGTCGGTCCAGAGCGAGGCGTAACATTCGTGACAAGCCTCGATGATCCGCTGTTCGCCGCGAACATTCAATATCGTGTCCTGCTGCCCCGCAAACGCAGCGTCCGGCAGGTCCTCGGCCGTTGCTGATGAACGCACCGCGACCTCCAAATTCTTTTTGCCAATACGCGTACCTAGCCTGTTATAAGACTCGGTAATAGCAGCCTCGACCTCAGGCGGAAACGGCGTTTCGAGCATCAGGCGGCGTGCTTCGCTGCCGACGCGGGCGAGTTCGTCGAGGTCATTGACGTCAAGCCCCTTGAGCAGCGTTTTCAGCCGCTTTCGCAAATTATCGGTCTCGAGCAGCACTTCATACGCCCGGCTGGTCGTCGAAAAGCCATCGACCGAGCGCACACCTTGCCCCGTCAGCTCCTGAAAAAGCTCGCCAAGACTCGCACATTTCCCACCGACGATCGCCACATCGCCAGCGCCCACCTCGCTGAAATCAAGAACGTATTGTTTTGCGTCTTCCATAAAAAATAATAGAACGCGGATCGGACGGATCAGGCGGATAAACGCGGATCAAATCCTTTGGCAAATCCGTGCTGATCCGCTAAATCCGCTTCATCCGCGTTCCATTTCTTAGAATCGAATAACAGCGTCCGGCCCGCCTTCGACGTGCACCGTGTCGACGAAGCGGATGCTCTTGCTGTCCGTCGTCATGACGACGGAATGCGTGCGTTTGCCCGCTCCGAAGAATCTGACGCCGCGAAGCAGAGAGCCGTCGGTAACGCCTGTCGCCGCAAAGATGATCTTTTTGCCCGGTGCGAGGTCGTTAGTATCGTAGATCTTGTTGGGGTCGGTAATGCCCATTTCGGCGAGGCGTGCCATGACCTTTTCGACCGGCGGCACCTTTGATTTGTCCACACCGAGACGCTCGGGATCCCAGACGAGCTTGGCCTGTATCTCGCCGTTGAGGCATTTCATCGCGGCGGCAGTGATGACGCCTTCAGGGGCACCGCCGATGCCCATCAATGCGTGAATGTTCGTTCCTGCGACCGCCGCCGAGATGCCTGCCGAGAGGTCGCCGTCCGAGATCAGCCGAATACGGGCACCGGCCGCACGGACCTCGTCGACCAGAGCTTTATGGCGTCCGCGATCGAGGCACATAACGGTCAGATCCTCGATATCACGGCCCAAACGGCGGGCGATATTCTTGAGATTTTCGGCAACCGGAGCATCGATATCGACCGAGCCGCGGCACGAAGGCCCGACGACGATCTTGTCCATATAGATGTCAGGAGCGTAGAGCAAACCGCCGCGTTCCGCCGCCGCCAGCACGGCGATCGCGTTGTTTGCTCCCAAAGCACATAGATTCGTGCCCTCGAGCGGATCGACAGCTATGTCGACCTCGGGAAATTCAGCTCGGGCGTCATCCGAAAAGATGCCGCCGCCGACCTCTTCGCCGATGTAGAGCATCGGAGCCTCGTCACGTTCGCCTTCGCCGATGACGATGCGGCCGCGCATAGGGACCGTGTCCATCACTTCGCGCATCGCTTCGACGGCGACGTGGTCGCTGTATTTGCGGTCGCCCTGGCCCATTGTTTTGGCCGATTCGATAGCGGCCGCCTCGGTCACACGCAGAAAATCGAGTGACAATTCACGTTCAGCTTTGATGTTTTTCATTCAGTTTCCTTAATTGAACCGCAGAGACGCCTGGTAAAATGGTAACAGGATCGACATGATCAACATGATGTTCTGAATCGAAATACACTGGTTTTCCAATCCTGTTTATCCTGTGCATCCTGTTTGAATTATCTATGTCCCTAACGCGTCGTTGCGGTGAAGATCGTATAGTTGATGTTGAGATTCTACCACTTGTCTAACCTGATTTGACAAGCTATCCTTGGAGTATTACGGTTTTATTTTGCTTTGCAAAAGAGTTTGTAGAGTTCATTGAGTGTATTGGGTTCGTCGCGTAATAGTGATTTGTATATAAATTCACAAAACCCCAATAATTCAAGAAACTCGAAGAACTCAAAAAAACTCTATTAACTTCTAATTATGACTTATATTGTTGCCGAGCCTTGCGTCCAGTGTAAATACAGCGACTGCGCCGCCGTTTGTCCCGTCGAGGCGTTCCACGAACTGCCCGACAAACTGTTGATCAACCCCGACACTTGCATCGACTGCGACGCATGCCTCCCCGAATGCCCCGTCGAAGCCATCTACTCGGATATGTCCATTCCCGAGGAATACCTCCCGTGGCTCGAGATCAACGCAACCGCCGAAAATTACCCGATCATCAGCGTAAAGCAACCCGCCCTAATGGGCCCCGGCTGCTCCGGCCCGCCGGAATAGGTTTATTGATCGATCAAATTAGTAAGGGCCACGAACAAGCCGTTCGCGGCCTTTATTAGTTCCAACGAACGCCGGCGCGAAAATTGATCGGCGAGCTGACCGTTCGGATCGGAGTTCGGCTGGTCGGGTAGCGTGTATTCGTGACATTTTCGAGAGCGGCAAATATTGAGGCATTCTTCCCGACGCGGCGTGAGGCAAATAGGTCGATCTGGAGGAATGGCTCGAGGCGAAAGAGGTTTTGGTCGTCGTCGAACTGCTTTCCGGCGGCACGCCCCTGCAGGGCGAGCGTCCATTTTTCCATTGAATACCGGGCTTGGAATGTGACCTGATGCCGGGCGACCTGCGGCACGCGGAGGCCGACAAGTGTTGGGTCCGCGGCAAATTCAACGACACGCGAATCCGCGAACAGATAGCCTGCGGAAAAGTGCAGGCGGCGATATGTCGTCTCGGCCTCGATCTCAAAACCTGCCGACCGAGTCGCACCGACGTTTCTGCGTTGGCGGGTGATCAGCGTCGGCGTGGTCGAGATCGTCACATTCGAAACTGCCCGATCGATCTTTGTCCAAAACACAGACGAGCGAAGACTGAACGAACGGCGCTTGTAATTAACGCCGCCCTCAGCATTTGTCGCCCTTTCAGCCCGCAGATCGGCATTGGCGAGCGTATTTACATTGCCCACCCTGAACGAGCGGTATAGCTCATTCAGAGTCGGAAAACGAAAACCGGACGAAGCACTTGCGTAGACCGACACCTGGTCATTTGCATAATAGAGCAACGCCGCCTGCGGACTATATGCCGTCTCCGAGCGGTCAGGAAACGCCGTCGTCCCTGTCAGACCTGATGCGAGGCCAAGCGTCGATACGAGACCGCGGGTATTTTGCCAGCTGTCAAACCTGACGCCGCCGACAAGCACCAACTTCTCGCCGACCTTTACGAGATCCCGCAAAAAAGCCCCGATCGCCGTCTCACGGCCCCCGGCACCGACCTTAGTGGTCGCTAGCCCGCTGGAATAGACGATCTCATCGCTTGACCCGCGAACCTGCCGTCCATCTATACCGCCGACCAGCGAATGATCGCCTACGACGCCCGAAAATACTAACGAACCGCCGATATTCTGTGCCGGAACACGCTGTATGCGCGTCAGGCTCTCAGCCGTTCGCGTTGCGTTAACAGCGGAGAATGTCTGATCGTAGGTCTGCGTTCCGCCGTAAGCACGCCATTCGGCAGTGATCGTGTCACGCCGCGAGAACTTACCGCCCGCGACGATCTGACGGATATGTGTGCGATTCGTCTGAAGGCCGGTTCCGTTCGTTCGAACTTCGCCAAATATCGACGGCCTGACAAAGACCGACGCCGTTCTGCCGAATTCGCGGCGAACGCGGCCTAAAAAACTTGTATATCGGACGCCTGCATAACCATCCACCGGACCTCGATCCGCCATATCGACCGCACGAAACCCTTGCGTCTGAAACGCCGCCGCCGCTGCGTCAAACGTGAATCCTTGCCATCGAGTACCACCGAACCCTGAGCCCGAAAAGGTGTTCTGACCGCCGGCAAATGCCTCGGCAGAAAAAGCGTGATTTTGCGCGGCCTTTCGCGGTATAATATTGACAGCTCCGCTGAGCGCGTAGTCGCCGTAAAGGCTCGACGCACCTCCGCGAAGCACCTCGACCTGTTCCACCGCTATCGCGGGCACGCGTTCCCATTGAACCCAGCCGCCAAACGGATCACCGAGCGGCACACCGTCAAACAGCACCGCCGCACGGCTCGCACCGCTCGAACCTGTTCCTCGGAACGAAACACCCTGTGTTGTCGGGTTTGAAGTTCGGCTGCCGGTCCGGCGAAACGTCGAGAAGCCGACACTTTGCCGCAAGGTCTCGTCGAGTGTCGGAACTGCCGAAGTCTCGATCTCGCGTTTTGACAATACGGTGACGCTCGCCGGAGTTTCGCCGATCGTCGAGCCAGTTCGGTCAGCGACGACAACAACGTCTTCGCGGATCGGCTCCGGCGTTGGAGAAACGACCGGCGTTTGGCCGCTAAGTGTTGCAGCAAAAAGGAAGATCGTGCATATCGCCGCCGGCATTAGCATAAGAAAAGTGTTGCAATCGGGAACAATTCGATGTTTAGATATGTTATCACGGAGAAAATTTTGACTTTTAGCGAAAATACCCTATGTTCGACAACGTGACTCCAGGAGCAGCCAAACCGTCGCGCCGTGTGGTCGATTGGCGCATGAAGGTGCTCGTCCTGTTTGGAACGAGGCCCGAGGTCATCAAACTCGCGCCTGTCATTCACGAACTCCGTAAGAAATTTTTCCAGACCATAGTCGTTTCATCAAGCCAGCATAAACAGCTGTTAAAGCCCTTTCTCGATGCTCTCAAGGTCGACGTCGATTTTGATCTCGGAGTAATGAAACGCAACCAAACTCCTAGCGATGTCTGCTCTCGGATCTTGTCAAAACTCGACAAAATACTGGCGTCAGAGCAGCCCGATCTGATTCTCGTCCAGGGCGATACGACTACGACATTGGCAGGAGCTCTCGCCGGATTTTATCGCCGGATTCCCGTTGGGCATGTCGAGGCTGGTTTGCGGTCCGGCAACTTGATGAGCCCGTTTCCGGAGGAAATGAACCGCCGCGTTGTCTCGCAGATCGCGTCATTCCATTTTGCCGCGACCGAAAAGAACCGCCGCAATTTACTGGCTGAGGATGTCGGCAGTGAAAAGATATTTGTCACCGGAGATCCGGTCGTTGACGCGATGAAGCAGATGCTCAAGCAAATGACGCCGGGCGATAAGATCAAGCAGCTGATAAAATCGACCGAAGGCAAAAAACGCCTGCTGGTAACGACACATCGCCGCGAGAGCTTTGGTCCCGTCATGACGGCAAATCTACGTGTTTTGCGGGATTTTGTCGAAAAACGAAAGAACGTCTGCATGTTCTTCCCTGTCCATCCAAACCCCAATGTTAAGGCCGCCGCCAAAGAGATATTGGGCAAGTGCGACCGCATCTTTCTCATCGAACCGCTAGATTACGGCGACTTTCTGGCTGTGATGAAATCGGCGTGGTTAATCGTGTCCGACTCGGGCGGCGTGCAGGAAGAAGCTCCGAGTTTAGGCAAACCGTTGCTTGTTCTTCGCGAAAACACCGAACGCCCCGAGGCCATTCGATCCGGCGTTTCAAAGCTGATCGGCAATAATCCCGGTGCTCTCAAACGCCTGCTTGAAGAAAACTACGACGTCGAGACCTGGATCAAATCGGTCAAAGAGGTCGCAAATCCATTCGGCGACGGCAGATCTGCTGCCCGCATTGTCCGCGTTATCGAAGAAAAACTCGCCTCAAAGCCTATCCAGGCAAGGTCCATTCAGGGAAGCCTGTTTTAAACACCGATGTCATCCGGCGCAAAAATTGGCAAGCATTTACTCACCATTCTGGTCGAGGACTATTTTCACGTCGGTGCGTTTGAAAACCTGATTCACCAAAAGAATTGGTCAAATTTTGAACCTCGTTACGAACAGAACACCCTCAAAACCCTGGATATATTGGATGAGTTCGACACGAAGGCGACCTTTTTTGTCCTCGGATGGATCGCGGAACAGAACCCGAATCTGATCCGTGAGATCGTTGCCCGCGGTCACGAGGTTGCCAGCCGCGGGTTTTATCATCGCAGCGTCAAGAACCTGACGGACGATGAATTTCGCGTTGATCTTCGCCGCTCAAACAAGGCGATATATGACGCTTCGGGCCAAATGGTGATCGGCTATCGATCCGCCGAAAAGCTGTCATACACCGGCAACGATTGGGTCTTTGACGCGCTGGCGGACGAGGGATTTGCGTATGATTCGTCATTTCTACCCGGCCGAAACTGCGAAAAGGCAAAGCGGGCGGCACATCAGATACACCGCGGCGGCAAGGCTATCTGGGAATTTCCTTATTCGACACGCGATCTCAGCGTCGGTTTACTGCCGATCTCAGGCGGCAATTATTTCCGGCAGATCCCGTATACGTTGACACGGCATTTCGTTAGGAATTGGAATAAGGAAACGGACGCACCATTCGTCTCATATTTTCACGTCTGGGAACTCGACCCCGAACAGCCGCGTATCTCTGCCGCCTCAAAATACAACCGTATCCGCCATTATCGAAAGCTCGATAAAATGGAGTGGATCTTACGCGAAAACCTCGAACTATATGACTGCACGAGTATCGCCTCGCACCTCGGGCTATCAGATGAGATCCGAGAGAACGTCAAGGCCCACGCCGCAGCTGCTGACGAAACTGCGATCGAATTGATCTCGACTTCGGTCGAGCCGACACCAAAGATCCGGAGAAAGAATACGATACCGGTTTCGATCGTCATTCCCTGCTATAACGAAGAAGATGCACTGCCGTATCTCGCAAATACGCTTCGAAGCGTCGAGCAGCGGCTCGAAACTGTTGGTTTTAATGCGAATTTCATATTTGTAGATGACCGGAGTACGGACGCGACGTTTGAAATACTCGACGAACTTTACGGCGCCGAAAAAAATGTAACTATCGTCCGTCATGACGAGAACAAAGGCGTCGCTGCCGGTATTATGACCGGCATACGCACAGCAAAAACCGAGATCGTCGCATCGATGGACTGCGACTGCACATACGACCCTCACGAGCTTGCCCGCATGCTGCCTTTGCTCAGCGAAGAGGTAGATATGGTCACTGCGTCGCCATATCACAAGGACGGCGGCGTGCGAAACGTGCCGGGCTGGCGATTGTTTCTATCGAAAGGAGCTTCGTTCCTCTATCGCCGTGTTCTACATGCGAAACTCGACACTTATACTAGCTGCTTTCGCATCTATCGACGTGATGCGATGCTGGGCCTTCAACTGAATGAGACCGGCTTTCTCGGCGTTGCCGAAATGCTTGGAAAACTGGATCTTTCGGGCGGCAAGATCGTCGAATTCCCTTCGGTTCTCGAGGTGCGGCTATTTGGCATTTCAAAGATGAAAACGGCCCGAACGATCGTTGGCCATCTTTCGCTTCTCGCGAATCTCTCAAAAGTCCGGTGGTTTCGGAAATCCGAACCGATTAAACCTTCTATAACACTTGAGGAAAAGTCGCGTTAAAACGGCGATTTCCGAAAGACAAATCAGCCGTTCGATATCTTCTTGGAGACGATCAAACTTTCTCATTTCCCCTAACTACACGTTACAAAACACGATCATTAAATTTAATATGACCCCTACTGCAACAACCGAAAGACTTATGTGCCTGCCATCGGATCAGGATTCGACCGGACGGACCTTTGGCGAAGAGGAAATTCGCTATGTGACCGAGGCACTAAATAGCGGCACGCTGACAACCACGAAAGGCAAATTCGGCAAGATGCTCGAACAGGCTTTTGCTGAAAAGCTCGGCGCAAAATATGCGTACGCCTGCACATCCGGCTCAGCTGCCATACATATCGCGGTCGCGACCGTTAACCCGAATCCCGGCGACGAGATCATTACGACATCGATAACAGATATGGGGGCATTGACGCCGCTGATGTACCGCGGCGTGGTACCGGTATTTGCTGAGGTTGACCCGAAAACGCTCAACGTCACAGCGGAAACGATCGCAGCCAAGATCAGCGATCGCACTAAGGCGATCATCGTCACACACCTCTTCGGCAATCCGTGTGTAATGGATCCGATCATGGCACTCGCGAAAGAGCACAATCTGCCCGTCATCGAAGATTCGGCACAGACATTCCTGGCAAAATGTGGAGATAAATATGCGGGAACAATAGGCGACATAGGCTGTTTTTCGCTCCAACAGGGCAAGCACATGACCACCGGCGAAGGCGGCATGGTCGTCACAAACGACGAAAAGATCGCCCGGCATATGTTCCTGTACATCAATAAGGCCTGGGGCTACGGCGATGCGAACGCAGATCACTATTTCATGGCCTTGAACTACCGCGTTAGCGAACTTCAGGCGGCCGTCGCTCTCGGACAGCTCGAAAAGCTCGATGATTGTGTATCTAACCGGCAGAAAACGGCGGCGATGTTCGAAGAACTGCTGAAAGGCATCGACGGCATCGAAGCACCTGTGATCGAAGCCAATGCGACACACGTTTACTGGAAATACTGTCTCACGGTCGATGACTCGGTAATCGAAGGCGGTTCGCCCGCACTCGCGGTTCTTCTGAAAGAAAAGAACATCTTTTCGGCTCCGCGCTATATCGTCAAACCGGCGTTCATGTGCCAGGTCTTCCAGGAAAAGAACACTCTCGGCGACAGCCAGTTCCCGTTCAACCTCGCCCGAGAAGGTGCGGTCGATTACGAAATGGCAAATTATCCACTGACCGCGAAGGCTCTACACGACGTTCTCGTCCTGCCGTGGAACGAAAAATACACCGAGGAACACGTCCGCTACATTGCTGACAACGTACGAATTGCCGCCTCGAAATTGAGAAAGTAAATTAACAGGATATGCAGGATGAAAAATAAATCCTTTATATCCTGTCCATCCTGTTTGAAACCAACTTAATATATGAAGAAATTAAAATTTGGACTAGTCGGAGCCGGTGGTATCGCACAGGCGTATGCTCAGGCATTTAATGAGAGCGAATGTTGTGATCTCGTCGCCGTTGCCGACGTTCGCGAAGCCGCTGCGAACGCCTTGGCAGAGATCGTTTGCGGAACTGCCTTTGGCGACTATCAAGAGCTCGCCGATCTCGAACTCGATGCGATGATCGTCGCAACGCCGCCGAGCACACATCCCGAGATCGCATGTTTCTTTATGGAACGCGGTATCGCGGTGTTGTGTGAAAAACCCCTGTGCTTGAGCGTTGCCGAGGCTGAAAGGATGATCGTCACTGCGGCCCTGAACGACGTTCAATTTACCATGGCGTCGAAATTTCGCTACTGCGAAGACGTGATCAAGGCAAAAGGTATTCTCGCCTCGGGTATGCTTGGCGAGGTTCTGCAGTTTGAAAATTCCTTCACGGCAAAGGTAGATATGTCGCAGCGTTGGAATTCAAATGCGGAGTTTTCTGGCGGCGGCGTGCTGATCGACAACGGAACGCATTCGGTCGATATCATCCGGTATTTCATGGGCGGAATCGATTCGGTCCTGGTCGTTGATGCCGGCGGCACGCAGGGCCTCTCGGTCGATGAGAACGTCAAGATGTTTGCCAAAACAAATGGGAATGTCACTGCGAGCGTCGATCTGACTTGGGGTATCAACAAAGAGCTGCCATATTTCATCAGCATTTACGGCACCAGCGGCACACTCCATATTGGATGGCGCGAATCAAAGTACAAGACCAACTCAAGCCCGGATTGGACCGTTTTCGGCAGCGGATATGACAAGGTCGCTTCGTTCAAGGGCAAGGTCGAGAACT from Acidobacteriota bacterium includes the following:
- a CDS encoding S8 family serine peptidase; the protein is MNRNNIWIHIGLGVVLLSLAAVVGQIDRWRVELKSNNADFTRAEKQRETVKTVTGTSAPEILVRFKPGVNVEQIRAIAVANNDSMTDEIESVSGLAAIDDLDNADASAVAAHYSAMAEVAYAEPNFQIKLDDPIQKESPKDLKYRQPSTAKPNDPLFTDQWALSNTGQDGGTARADIDAIAAWAKSQGSEEVVVAVLDSGVDYTHVDLVGNMWVRPKNLAAYTDDELGTFNDLNGFNGTDKIADPMDDNGHGTHCAGIIGAEGDNGEGVVGVNWHVKIMPLKFLGRGGSGTTEDAIAAINYAIDRKKNGVNLRIISASWGSTSRSKALEDTIRAAGDAGILFVAAAGNDGSNNDKRPHYPSNYDLPNVISVAALDRNDKLASFSNFGTKTVHIAAPGKDILSTWLNNGYREASGTSMATPYVSGVAALIIANEPKITMEKLRAKLLSSADKIDSLSGKVENGGRVCAANATR
- a CDS encoding DUF2085 domain-containing protein; amino-acid sequence: MAESAENYIPQDIAAKMRKQAVRAWAVGLAVVLAFVLLIVAAPVAKANGLADFSTPLYHFFSYICHQLPERTFHVAGEPFGVCSRCFGVYFGLFAGFVIYPLWRNIADIEPLPRFWLFLSMIPIGIDWSLTVFGIWENNHFSRFVTGLILGVACATYIVPAIVEITRNLTYRRA
- the ppsA gene encoding phosphoenolpyruvate synthase, with the protein product MEDAKQYVLDFSEVGAGDVAIVGGKCASLGELFQELTGQGVRSVDGFSTTSRAYEVLLETDNLRKRLKTLLKGLDVNDLDELARVGSEARRLMLETPFPPEVEAAITESYNRLGTRIGKKNLEVAVRSSATAEDLPDAAFAGQQDTILNVRGEQRIIEACHECYASLWTDRAISYRTAKGFDHFDVALSIGIQPMVRSDIACSGVMFTLDTESGFREVVVINGAWGLGEAVVQGMATPDEWIVFKPTLKQGFRPIVTRKLGVKEVKMVFADDGTGTQVRDVVETQRNRFCLAGFEVLQLSQWACAIEDHYSKLAGKHQPMDIEWAKDGITGELFILQARPETIHAQNTTNYIEKYKLVGTHGAPLATGVAVGEKIGHGQAHVMLDSAKLNTFKEGEILVTAMTDPAWEPIMKRASAIVTERGGRTCHSAIISRELGIPCIVGTGDATEKVKNGTDITVSCSEGERGNIYYGKIDFKVEKQQITDKVRPQTQVMMNVGDPDHAFDVSRLPNDGVGLARLEFIINNHIGIHPMALVNYPNLKKREDIETIAGRILEEDPKEFFVRSLAEGIGRIAAAFYPKPVIVRMSDFKSNEYAMLIGGKEFEPVEENPMIGFRGASRYYDDRYKAGFRLECQAMQRAREDMGLTNIKPMIPFVRTVEEGKKVIALMAEHGLKQGENDLEIYAMCELPANVVFADEFLEIFDGYSIGSNDLTQLALGLDRDSEMVAHLFDERNGAVEKMIAMAIDAAKRAGKKIGICGQAPSDYPEFAEFLVKRGINSISLNPDTVIQTTHHILETEQALAAAASK
- the glpX gene encoding class II fructose-bisphosphatase — protein: MKNIKAERELSLDFLRVTEAAAIESAKTMGQGDRKYSDHVAVEAMREVMDTVPMRGRIVIGEGERDEAPMLYIGEEVGGGIFSDDARAEFPEVDIAVDPLEGTNLCALGANNAIAVLAAAERGGLLYAPDIYMDKIVVGPSCRGSVDIDAPVAENLKNIARRLGRDIEDLTVMCLDRGRHKALVDEVRAAGARIRLISDGDLSAGISAAVAGTNIHALMGIGGAPEGVITAAAMKCLNGEIQAKLVWDPERLGVDKSKVPPVEKVMARLAEMGITDPNKIYDTNDLAPGKKIIFAATGVTDGSLLRGVRFFGAGKRTHSVVMTTDSKSIRFVDTVHVEGGPDAVIRF
- a CDS encoding 4Fe-4S binding protein, with protein sequence MTYIVAEPCVQCKYSDCAAVCPVEAFHELPDKLLINPDTCIDCDACLPECPVEAIYSDMSIPEEYLPWLEINATAENYPIISVKQPALMGPGCSGPPE